The Erigeron canadensis isolate Cc75 chromosome 1, C_canadensis_v1, whole genome shotgun sequence genome segment TTGAATTTGCTATTTAAAGCTGTGGTTGGTAACGGGCGGGCTGTGAAGTTTTGGCTTGATCCTTGGGTCTTACCAGAACCACTTCTGATGGGGTTCCCATTACTGTTCGctttggaaaaaagaaaaagttgccTAGTTGCTGAAAGGGTTGGATTCGAGGGCCGTTGGGACTGGTACAGGAGACCCAGAAGTGAAGCTGAAATTAAGGAATGGAGAAGGTTATGTAGACTTTTGGATGAAGTTTCTTTAAACTCAAATACGGATAGCTGGAAGTGGAGGGGTGACGAGAAACATGGGTTCTCAGTCAAAGGCATGGGAAAGCTTTTGATCAAGGAAAAGGATTTTAGTGATAGATTCATCTTTAAATGGGTTAGATGGGTTCCGAAAAAGTGTAATATCTTTGTGTGGAGAGCGGTAATGGATAGAGTCCCTACCATGGTTTCACTCCAGGCTCGTAACTGTTTTACGGGGGATGTGAATTGTGGGATGTGTAACATGGGGCCGGAAAGTATTGATCATTTGTTATGTCATTGCCATATCGCCATTGAGGTATGGAACGCGGTGAGCTCTTGGTGTCACACAGCACCAATTTTCTTCTTCGATGTAAAAGATATTGTGGATATACACAAACATGTTGGTGCAGGGAGAGAGAAAAGGAAGATCTTGAAAGGCATTGTTTGGACGACGTGTTGGTGTATTTGGAAAGCTAGGAACGATAGAAGATTCAATGAGATTGAGACCAACCCGGTGGAGATTATTCACAACATCAAAAGTCTTGGTTTTTTATGGTTTAAGAGTAGGTCACAAAGGAAAGAAATTAATTGGGAAAAGTGGTACAAATTTGATgtttattaataatgttgtactGTAAATTTTCAGATCGCTTGTGTTTTGCAAGGAcattgtgaatatatatataccatacattgcattttaaaaaaaaaatatatctcatACTCGATCTTTACATATGGTATTCTCATTaaaatttatcttaaaattaagaACAAAGGACAAGTTTGAACCAAAGTTTAATAAGACTTTATTTCTCATCTCTTTCTATACATATATGGTTGAAAGGGCTTCTTTCCACGAcattttacatatacaaataacAATGGTGTAAATTCAATCACCATTACCACCGTATAGCACAGGAGCAGCCATCATCAACACTAACAGTAAACCAACTGTCAACtccatctccaccaccaccccGGCCAGCAAGCCACCATGAGCTGCGGAAACATCCACCACCAGCAACCACCTTGAACCGCAGTAAGTTTCACATCTAAAATTTTCCGTTTACCTTGAAACTCTCAATTCTTCACTTTTTAtgtttcaattttcttttttaattaaacacTAATCTTTATTTGCCATCGTCATCAAGAGAAATTAACAAATCTCCatttcaattttgaaaaattttcccAATTCTGTAGATATGAGGTTTGCCCAAAATCCTGCAAATCTTATAAATCATATCTTGTTCTGAACTGACGGTATATATTTTGGATACCATGGTGTTTTGCATATGTTTAATTTCCAAAAagtatttgtaaattgtaaaaCCGGTATAGCTGATGTTACAAACTCCTATGGTTTGTTTTTCAAAGTATATTTTTGTAACGGGTTGATTCGGATTTTGATAGTATTTATGATTAAATTTCTATTTTCCAACATAAGTTTCAATACTTCAATACGTATGATTCATTTAGGTGAAGACATGATCAAGGAGGTAGGACTGGATAATGGAAGCTGAGATGATAACTCCATATGCAAGTCTGTGTGCCAACTCAATGTATTGTGTATCACCATAAATCCTGATTTCAACACTATTGACCGATTTGACATACAACACTCTTAGAgcatatttcataaaaatcagaGATTGTTTGTGAACTAAGCTCCAAGAGTTGTTGTATGTCATATCGGTCAATAGTGTTGGAAATCAGGATTTATGATATGACATACACAATACATTGAGTTTGCACATATAGACTTATAAAACTTCATCACTCATGCTCTTTCCTAAGTTACTTGTTTTGATCAGGGATCCGTGAggatttaaattaattattatgcaACTAAAATGTACTCTAAGATAGTGATCTTTTGATAATGAAAACCAATGTTAGTTCTTTGATGTTTGTTATTACTATATCTAATAGATTTGGTTAGTGCCTGGCTTCTTAATAACGGTTGTTTCTAATCTATTCTGTTTTTCTTGGTATACATTTGTGCACTGGTCCAATAGCCCAGGCAGATCATGTCTACTTACTCGAAACCAGGCCGTTGACTCGTTCAGCCAAGTTTGATTTATGTGGCCTTTAATTTCCTGTAATGGGTGGGTCGGGTGGGATGTGTAAGCATGTGTTTTGTGTTTATCTTGATAACTGGTTTGTTTACGGTAAGTGATGTTTAGTATTTACAGTAGTTTGTAGCAGATATTGATTAGGCGTACTGTAGCTATGGCTTAAACAATTGTATCAATCTATGTAACTTTTATAATGAAATGAAGTGTTATGGTCTAAAGTAATGCCCAATGAGGTCTTCtatgggttttgggttcaatACCATCTTTGACAGTGTATGAGAGAAGTTAAAATGCAGAAAGTCTTAGCCCTATCTAAGGTAGAAAGactgattttagttttttcCAATGGTGAAAAAGTACTCTAGTTTTAATGGATATGATGATCAAACTCTTAACCTTTGTCTCAAGAGACAAGGGCTCTACCAAATGAAGTATTATGGTTTTGTGATCTAATTACTATGCATTTAAAGTACGTGCACCTTGTGTTTGGGCTTTAGCGGGGTGTGATAACaatacctttttatatatctaaaagcTCGAATTTTAAACTTATTATTGGAAAAATGCTGGTTTTGCGTGCATTCACAAGTTGTTACCACAGGTACCCTTCATAACCGGTTTATAGGGTTCAACTAAATACTTATAGAGtgaaacctctataaattaataatgttgggaCCAACacattttatcaatttatcgagatattattatatcgataatttaataatttattaatttaaagaggttTTATGATGTAAATTTTAAAGAAGGCATCCGTGAGTATGAAACATTGATTACGTATGCATTATCAACGTAAAATAGATGTGAATCACTTGCTTGTTTATGTTAGTGAAAATAATAAATGTTACTCCCTCTGTTCCATattaattgtcctattttgactggtcaagtctaTTTTTTCcgactttgaccataaatatctttgtttgtgttatatattaattcATGAAAGTTATATcgatgaaaagtacatttaaaacttaatcaattcatatatgttatatcaactattatataacacaaacaaaaatatttacggtcaaaattgaAATAAGAAGATTCAAAAAGTCAAAGTAGGAAACTTAATATGGGAGGGAGGGTGTATGAAGTTCAAAACATTGTAGAATTTGTGACGAATACCATTCAAAATTCGATTGATGACAAAGTTGAGGGtttaaaaatataacacttatTGTTAGAATGCCCAAGCTCTTACACTTCATTCTTGAATTTGATGATATTTATCCATGAACTCAACATGGATTTaaagttttacaaaaaaaacaagtaactatatatcattttatactaaaatttggaatattttattaagtattaGTTTATAGTTTCGTTGGTACCAATATAAATACactatgatttaaaaaaaagtttttattttattactttattgATTAGAGTCCAATTTTATACTGGTTTCAAGTTGGGACCAAACATATTAGTTTTATCgatgttattaatttatcgagtattaatttatagaagttTTACTGTATGGTGAAATACTTcactttgattaaaaaaaggtgattattttaattttattattcttcttcaaaatagggtttttttcaatttttcatcaTATTAAGTTTTTAAGCTGCCATGATGGTCCAAGCAGTTTCCTGGCTTATAATTCTTGTAACGATCTCTGTGTCACACCGTCACCCGCGTTTTGATAGTCCAAGCACAAGATGCATACCAATTCAGGATTATTTCAGGTATCGAGATCCTAGAGGGATCACTAAAAGTAGCTTGCTAGACAGGTGGTACAGGTCCAAGAACAAGACCTATACCGATTACTGACTCGTGACTTTTTCTAATACTACGGACAAAGTTAACATGAGATTCATAGAGCACAGAGACTATGTTTCTTTCTAGTACCATgtcaaacttttttatttcaacTTTAATGGACAACCAACCCATAATCAGTCTCCCACAGACCAGTCCTACGAAAAACATGAGCAAAGGCTTATTTCAGTTATAATGTTCTTGATCATTTGTTATATGatgattaattatcaaaacGGTAAAGACACATAACGTAATGAAATATGACGAAAGTCATTAAACAGTATAACATGTCATCCTTTTGCTCATTGATGGCTAAACACCACCAGAAAACAATCTAAAAACACCTACAAACATGTTGGAACAGCCTTGAAAATCTTAGTAGtctaaaatacaaaatttcacAACTTACCCATCTAAAAAACACAGAACAAGGCATACTCTCTCAGTTTCTGGATTTCTTCCTAGAGGATTTTGAAGAAGGCTTGGCTTGTGCTGCAGGTGCACTGCTTGAAGATGCTTTTGCATTTGACGATTGGCTTGATTTCGTGTTTCCACTATTAGCGGTTTCTTTACTCACTGCACCTTGAGATCCTCTAATCTGAGCCACCCTCTTATCTTTCCTCTTTGGCCTGAAGCTAGATCTCTCTCTTCTAGGTAACCATCGTTCTGGATCTGGTGCTGGACCGGGGTTAGCCGGGTCAAACCCTTTAGGGTACCTTggctttcttttccttttcctcTTTGCTTTATCCTTGCTTTTTGTTTCATGAGGTTCAATGTTGTTCACCACATGGGGCCCGTTTTCAACGTGTTTTGCACCAGATGTTTTCTCCAAGGCATTTACATCGACAGATTTCAAACCAGGAAGAGGTTTCAGTTGTTTTGCATAAGTTTCAACCTTTGCAACATCAGTATTAGCAGACGTTTGTATCAACCCAACTAACGCATCAATGCTATGATGGCTTTTCACAAGCTTTTCATAGAGTTGTGATGCTTCCTCTTTTTGCCCGTGTCTAAGCTTAAAAGCTGCGGCCTCTTGCATGATAACACTTAGCTTACTCTCTTCAGTCATGGCATTTGACCAATAATTAATCGCAGAATCAAGCACGGAACTAGCACCATTTATGTCCCCGGCGCGTTCTTTAAGAGATACAAGAGTAGCAACAGTAGCGGGCATGTGCTGAATATCGGGTATCTTAAATAAAGATTCCGCTGCAACCTGAGGATGCCCTGCAGCCGCTGCAATCTGTGCCCTGGCCAGCAAAAGGATCTTTGCTTTTTCAGGAAACTTATCTGCAGATTGGACTAGCATTTCTTCAGCTTTTACTGCCTTGTTTTCTCTGACAAAGACAGCAGCTTGAAGGAGTATAGGTATCACACTGCTGGGAAACATTTGTGGCAACGCATCGGCAAGTTCTCGGGCCTGTCGGGTTTTTCACAGTAAAATCAATGTCCAATGTAAACAGATAAAATGGAAAGAAATGGAAGGAAAAATACTAGTTACTATGACCTCAGATATCTTGTTTGAATGGAGTAGCAACAACATTCGATTGATGTAAATCGATTCCTTCTGTTTTGGTACAAGCTTCAATTCTAATCCAGGTACAAGTTTGAAGCTACGATCTACACTGTTCTTTTCTATCAAACGATCAAGCTTCTTTAGGCCATCAGAAATATCTTTAGGACCCTTCAATGCTATTAAATTGTTAATTGCTACTGCATTTGAAGATTTGTCAGTCAAGTTCCGCTTGATAAAGTCTGCATAAGATGCAATGGCTTCTTGTTTTTTCCCCAACAGCTGAAGTAAAAGCACTGATTTAGTTTCTGATTGCCAGAAGTATgataataaaaacttaatataCTGTTTCTTACCTGCTGTACATAAGCCAATTGTACTACAACAGGTGCCAACTCAAGCTCTATTCTATCATCAGATAAATTTTCATCCATTAATTGCTCCTGACCAATTCTGTTAAAGATCAAAATCTAGTGAGGTTATCTTGTACATTTCTTTGCATTACACATTGTGACGATGGCCTATAGGCCATAACGAAATAAGAAGGATCCAAAGCATGAAAACTAAAATGATACAAAGTCACTTCataaccatttttatttttagaagaaaaaaaaggagcaCCCAACCCAAATATTCTATTACAATATCAAGAGATTAACAATATTGATTGAAAAAAACGCTACGACATGCTGTATATATCATTTTAGATAAAAATGATCAGATAAGCCAAAAGACcaagcaataaaaaaaaaaccaggcCAGGCCCTCATTAGCTTCTGCTTTTTGCTCCTCAACACAAATCCCAAGCTAGACAAAATGATCCAAATTTCGAGCATCGGTGTTACAAGCGACTACATATGAATATGATGCGCTAGTTTTTTATAACATAACTTGTTGAACAACCAAATATGTATGCAATTTACACCGCATTCAACCTAGTTTCACATGTGTTTATTGTCACCAATACGTGATGCAAACTATGTGTTTAACAGCAAAAAACTACCTTCGGGCTGACAGTAGGAGTTGCTCAGCATCTGAGAGCTTGTTCTTTTCAACCAATGAACATGCAGTATTATAAGCCAGCTCAAAGCTGCTGGTTGCCTTAACTCGCATGGAATCCATAACTCCTTGAACTTCAGAAGTCCTCCCAGCTGAAACCAAACCAGCAACAAGATTTATCTCCAGTGACTCTATTTCTGATTTCTTGAGCTTTAAGTATATATCCACAGAAGCATCCATGTTTCCTTGACGAGATAGAATCTGTGATTCTAACAGCATTGTTGCAGAGTCTTTTTCTAGGCCTTTCAGGGACTCCAAAGCATCATCTAACTTATTTTGTCTGTATAAGCAGTATGCCTGTTTATAAACCATCAAGTGGAAAAAGGAGACAGCAtcaataaaagcaaaaaaatgaTTCAGAAACTCGAGAAGTAAAGGATtgctatattataaaagaatacaaCATTTTTGTAAGGGTGccatatactgatatacatacatacatgcatACATAGAGAACTATCAAAAGGCAAATGTTGATACTGTAAAAGTTTATTTAAAGTTCCAAAAAGAGCTAGTATGGTGTTGACAGTAAATTCCTCGGAATAACTTAGTGATGTCGCTGaccaaaattaataaacttcaaATTAAAACTATTGAATATTTAAGGGGGTGCTTGGTTCACTCAaaggaatggaaatgggaaagaTAAAGGGAATGCTAAGGAATGCAAAGGGTATTTCATTACTATTAATGATGCTCGGTTAAATTAGCTTATTGtacacataaaaaatatatagaattttatTAAATGGCTGTAAAAATAACTATTTAGTTAAAAGTTctaattatattcatatatcgATGTATCatttatacataatatatttataactataataatattaaaatataaattagtattatattataaatttactAGTACACAGAACGTGCTGGAATGATATATACAATGCATATTACAAATTATGGTACAtgaataatattgtttttattaaaccATATTAGGTGTAGTTAccacttttagaacaaaaatCATGGCAAAGTGGGGAGTAATAATGTAACATTGTTTATTGGGTTATGATAGTTATTACCCCCAAATTAGTCTATAATGATCCATTACCCACTTCTAGTATTCATTAACTACCTTTTTCTTTAACAAGTACAATTATTCATTATATTACCCATTCCCTACCCCTAAATACCTCCAACCAAGCACCCCCTAAGTATTGAACGGACCAAAGAAGTTGACTTGTGCTTTTTGTAAGTAACTAATGATTCACAACATCGTGGTTCTTTAGTAATATAATGTGAAGGATATCGGGATATGTGGTGCCAGTAGAAAAGATGggtcaaaatgatttttttcttGTGTAGAGAGAACTGTAAAAGTTGCACTCTTTAATAAGATCCATATGGAGCAtcactaaaaattattatttgcaACTACAATTTAATTTATGGGCAGAAAGAACTAGGAGTAGGAAACTATTACTAAATAAGAAAAGGATCAGTTAAGGTCTACGCAATCAAATAATTGAGGTGGAACAAAAACAAGAGAGCATATGTCTGGTGGGTATGGTATAGTGTGGAGCAGAAAGATGTCTGTGAGGGTGATGTAATGGGCCCGGAGATACAACGGGAGAAGGATAGGGTGGTGCTGATTTGTTCTTACAGTAACTATTAAATGTCCCATGATAATATCATTGGTAGATATTATGAGCACATACGAAGTACCACGaaagttgaataaaaatgatAGACACTTAAAAGTAAGGTAAAGACTCCTGAGAAACCTAATATTAACTATTGAATTGCATTGCACAAGCTGGTATCCAACACTCTGATCACATTCCATTAGCCCACATACTGATTGTCACAGTCTTTTTCATTGCACCATTAACCACATCACATACCAATTTTTTGCAGGCAAAAGTCATAAATCATACTGATCTCCAGACATTTATTCGAAATATATAAAACTGAATGCCATTAATAAAGGCCATTTGTAGCttatatgtttgattttcaTGAAGTCTAGACAAAGCTACAGCTTAAACTTTTCATATGATCTTCTGCCTACATTGATAATATTATCTAAGGTCTAGAAGGGAGAGCATAACATCGCTGGTGGCAGTGGTCAAATAGAATCTGCATACTGGTCTATTTTTTAGTAGATAGAAATTTCCAGTGTGTGTTGAGCATGATATCTATCACTGATAGGGTTGTTACTTGAATGTTGGCATGTTGCTGTCTTATATCAAAATATTTCCCCATTGTTGCATTACTTGGATTGCTAAATGGCTTTATAGCCCATATAGGAACTTCTCAATTACTTCAATTGGTGCCGATAGCAGCTGGACAAATGGCATAGAGCAGACTTCGAATGGATATTACTATTATTTGGTGTATGAATTCCCTTAGCTTCTAATACGGCTTACAATACTCCTGTCATATTTCTAGTTGACAATTACTCTTATGTAGTGAGTGTATAAATCTAATAGAGTTACCGAGGCTACTACAAACGTGGAGAAAGGATGTATTTGCTGAGAATTAATGGTGATTATTAGCTACTGTATAATCTAgtttccaataaaaaaaaagagagtcAGATTTAACAATGCAATTCTCAATACAGCCTATAACTATGGTAATTCACTAATTCCCATTACACTCGTTATATGCTACTAATAAACCTTCATTCAGACTAAATATAACCCAtattacaatcatttaattctATATAGCTTTTCTAGGCATTCGATACATCAAGAAAGGCATAGGGCCTTTTTCTAATATGTGAATACCATCCAGTCTTGGCAGTCATTTACTACTCAGATGCTTAAATATCTAACGATCATTTAAATGTGATTTCGACAAAACGTGACACTATTTCCCACGATATCCAAAACCCCTTCTCAATTATCTTCAGGATCATTATATAATATTCCATTAACTCTTACTAGCTAGTCCAACCACCCGTAAAATATATTAGTAAACATAAAAATTATCGATAAATCTCAATCGTACAAACATACATTTTAAACACTCTCACCacaaatgcatcaaaatcacATATCAATAATCAGTAGttcaacatatacatacataaatacatacacacacacacacacatatatatatatatataccttaaaGAAACGGAAATCGAAAGAAAACTTTTTCGAGAAGGAAACAATAGCAGAAAGAGCATCATCGATCTTATCGTCTTTAATCAAAGCAACAATTTTACACCTAATTGCATCTTCATCACCGGGAGCTATTTCTAAAACTGTAAAAcagtataaaaaaaagttaattaattaattacatcaataaatagaataaatttcaataaaaaaaaagagattgatTTAAATAATACCTTGATCTGAGACTTTGACAATTTGGTCATACTCAGACCTTTGTATATGTCGATTAAGAGTTGTGAATAGATCTTCGATTGCGATGGCGGGCGCCGGTGGACGCGCCGACGGTTTCGATTTCGCCTTGGGAGCCATCGGATTTGTTCTGAAAACAACTTGTGTGAGTGTGTGACTAAAGTCTTGTTTGGGCCATTTTATTAGAAGCCCATTTTATGTCCTCGGTAATTAATTTGTATGTAAACTACATTAATAGGCACGTAATATGCGGGAAATATGTaaaattaatgacatgttaaattttaaaaatattataacttgaCAAATATCTAACCaagtaaaaattaaattactaaaaaaacatgaagttacattagtgtTCATTTAAACTCCGGTTAATAATGACCACAcagttgaaaaatggatacatcatcaATTAAAGGTCTCGCTAAATAAGATTTTcgtttctttggatgtctttcattcattcGGATATGTCTACATTATACTTAtacttttaacatttaaattgaaaacttaaataaaacataatcacGGTCATAAATCACATAACTACAACTACTAATTTATGACTCATATACTCCAAATCTCTTAAAAATTTATCAAGAATCAAATGATAGTGACAATATAAAAGGTGGAAATGGTTATGGTTAAGCTTAATAACATCTTTTAGTgatcaaatatgaaataaaaaagttcAATGATCTAGATGGGACATAATTGACAACTTTTTTAGACCTAATGGGGAATAAAAAAGTTCGATGGTCTGGAGGGACAAAACGAAAAGTATATAAGGGTTTAAGagaataaacccttttgaaaaCCTTAAAAAAAGTAAGAACTTTTAAGAACATTTTCAATAAATTGTAACTATTAGATGTAAATAATCAAAGCCTTATATTAAtgactgaaatggtacctaacgtttgcgccatattactggtttcatacctttcctttcgaaattacgttgatcatacccaacgtatgcaaatatCCACTCGGActatactggaggctaacgccgtcacgtGGCTGTTAAAAagcccccacgtgacttgcacgtgaaggggtaaaaatgtaatattacgtttcttaattatttaaatggtacctaacgtttgcacgatattgctgatttcatacctaatgtttcttaattacttaaatggtacctaatgttaagttattaattttgaaaaattttttattttgaaaggtgaGTTCCGCTTTAAGCCAATgtcttaaaaactggtattttagtcatactaGTGTGAAAAATTTCCTGGTATTACCAACGCATCTT includes the following:
- the LOC122590605 gene encoding uncharacterized protein LOC122590605, with the protein product MGFPLLFALEKRKSCLVAERVGFEGRWDWYRRPRSEAEIKEWRRLCRLLDEVSLNSNTDSWKWRGDEKHGFSVKGMGKLLIKEKDFSDRFIFKWVRWVPKKCNIFVWRAVMDRVPTMVSLQARNCFTGDVNCGMCNMGPESIDHLLCHCHIAIEVWNAVSSWCHTAPIFFFDVKDIVDIHKHVGAGREKRKILKGIVWTTCWCIWKARNDRRFNEIETNPVEIIHNIKSLGFLWFKNRLCFARTL
- the LOC122609945 gene encoding signal recognition particle subunit SRP72-like is translated as MAPKAKSKPSARPPAPAIAIEDLFTTLNRHIQRSEYDQIVKVSDQVLEIAPGDEDAIRCKIVALIKDDKIDDALSAIVSFSKKFSFDFRFFKAYCLYRQNKLDDALESLKGLEKDSATMLLESQILSRQGNMDASVDIYLKLKKSEIESLEINLVAGLVSAGRTSEVQGVMDSMRVKATSSFELAYNTACSLVEKNKLSDAEQLLLSARRIGQEQLMDENLSDDRIELELAPVVVQLAYVQQLLGKKQEAIASYADFIKRNLTDKSSNAVAINNLIALKGPKDISDGLKKLDRLIEKNSVDRSFKLVPGLELKLVPKQKESIYINRMLLLLHSNKISEARELADALPQMFPSSVIPILLQAAVFVRENKAVKAEEMLVQSADKFPEKAKILLLARAQIAAAAGHPQVAAESLFKIPDIQHMPATVATLVSLKERAGDINGASSVLDSAINYWSNAMTEESKLSVIMQEAAAFKLRHGQKEEASQLYEKLVKSHHSIDALVGLIQTSANTDVAKVETYAKQLKPLPGLKSVDVNALEKTSGAKHVENGPHVVNNIEPHETKSKDKAKRKRKRKPRYPKGFDPANPGPAPDPERWLPRRERSSFRPKRKDKRVAQIRGSQGAVSKETANSGNTKSSQSSNAKASSSSAPAAQAKPSSKSSRKKSRN